CTTCCTTTATTTTAATGGCCTAATGAGGGCCATGTTTACAGCACATCATAACTCCctgtgatttaaaatatattatgacCATGTTGTTGTCTCCTACAGAATACAACCTGTGGAAAGGGGGATGGAAGTGTATACTAAATCAGTTAATAGGAGACTATGCTAATAATAAGACAAGGGTGGATCTGGCAATCAACCATCTAGCTTGAGAAGGACAGCAAAGCCGACCAGATGATCAAGCAGCAGGTGTCCCCAGAGAGGTAGTGgatgatatcaaagagatggctttgcAAGCTTTAATCCAGGTCTCAAATCATAGTACCCCCAATTTGGACTaccttgggtggctgcagctaaagctttaggACAATCAGACCATCTTGGGTGCCTGTTAAGTAAGCAAACCAATGCTACTCCCTCACACTGAGTGGCCTGCTCTCAGACACAGAGACCATCAAACATGCCACCTTGCAGAACAGCGATAGAATTTTTATTCTGGGCacatgggcatggctgtgtagactctgagagcatgtgttgcatgaacccCTCCAGCCACAGGGAGTCAATCCCCAAGAGCATTCAAGTACTGAATGAAGAGTTCAAGAAgcttcaagtggaaaacaaagactgggTCAATGAACTCTTCCAATCCAAGGGACTAAAGGGTTGGATGATGTCTATCTAAAACaggacatttattttcttagctGTTGTTGTATTGTTAATTGTCTCATGTTTGTTTGGATGCTTTCAGAAAGCCTTACAAAATTCTTTTAGTTCCATCTTGGTAGtaaaagagaaagagggaagatacccaacacaggctccttatggactccttggaggagagaactggaggtcaggatggcacaaaaacctctcagagactcagtgTGGGCAAGGAAATCCTTAAAAGTACCTAAAAGTATTCTTAAATCCATAAAGAACATTAAAAACCTTAAGTATATAAAgacattaatgagccccactgagtgtcagtacaatGCTCTCCAGGGACTCGTTAAAGCAGAgaattggggccatgattgcacaaacctctcagagactccaaggcaaaagacAAACCCAAAGACCTTtcaaaaacctgcagtccctagAGGGACcatgaaggagcccccagggccattcctgagcaaggctccccagggactccttccagcagatccttgaggccactgggatgtgggctagggggggatgttgagggcaggacaaggggctgacagtgcccagcctggctggggctgtgccagaaggccccagggcctcaggacaaggtgtctcctcacagcccttggtggcacagaccctgctgtggcccagggcaccaagacttggcttctctttgtccccacctgtcgtcactgcctccagttctctgctctgcctggggcctggggacactttctcattTGTGttcctcagtgggacccattaaaagtccaagaaagtttggagttggattctgacttggagttctggagaggtttcttcagctccctctcagggactgatgttcagggcctgagcacaaagccccagaggctcattaaagtcctagtgctgtgtctgtgctgctgagctgggctgggctcctggcacagaggcagctcctggtaaccaagaggagcttcaaaagcacatttctcttgatgagcagctctcctgccagcccagcagggctggggcactgcctgctgccatcctgggcacagcacagaggcacagagagcttcaatcagtcagggctcGGAAGgagctgagaagtgcctggggcagaatcactgccagccgttggcacaggaacctctggctgcaggaaaatgcagctgcagcacctgcagtgaACTCCTAAAGCTGAAACATCCCACtgcctacagactctgtgagtgCAACTCTGGGTATTTCTGGTGCAGGGGAGGTGAAATGCTCGTGAAGGTCTAAAATGCTGAGGGGTTCTGATCAGTCATACAATATTTCCAAGATAAAGATTTTGGCAAACAAAAGGACATCTCCTAATACTTTGTACTCAGTTTCCTACTAGTGGAGaatgggagggaggagagatAAATATTAAAGTTTGATTATGAATTTTGACAAATTCCTGAGACATCTGAACTGTTACTTTTAGTGATCAATAAGttcacagagatttggggtctgtgagtgctggcaAGGAGTgatcaggcacagggaaacacctgcaggagggaaatctccaggaagcagagggaagatcaggcaaggagagaaaacaaaacccagcaatgctgtggcagggagagtttaGAGATGCCCACAGGTTCCactccagtgcagcccctccctctgaacaagccccctccctcctgtgcccccagccaagcctgtgccctcagggctggggcttcaaggcgtgcagcccctcctgtgcaggcagagctgcagcagagccgtggggcagctctgcagccccgggcccagttccctctgcagaacacagggctgggagcagctgcccagcactgggggctctggcagggggcacagctggctcagggtgacgctgtccccagtgcccggctctgggcaatgctgtcagtccagccagggaaggagctgcatctccctcaATCCAATGCCAGCATAAGGACACTTGGAAGTCTCCCTGAGATTTCAGTCCAGGCTGGGAGCTCCAATCCAGGGTGCAAACCTGTCCTAGAGCATCTCTGAGTTATGAGATtgatggggaaaggcagaggtgttgtgacacagaaaatgctgctgcGTTGGTGAAATGAGCAAAGTGAGTCCTTGGCTACAaatgtggagctgggctgtggtggatccatctgctcccagcagtAGGTGGTGGCATTTTAATGGAAGCATAAGAAGGTGGTCACCTTCCACCTGAGAAAGTTTAAAGCCCAAAGAAACTCTGAACAGGTCAGAATGACAGACCATCTCTCCTCAGTCGGCATTCATCTCCTTGACCCAGGGAACTCACTGTGTTCTTCCTGAGGGCCTCAGACATGCTTATGTTTTTATATCCAAAAACAACCAGCAGAGACATGGGGGGAGCTTATAAAGAAAACTTGAGAACTCTTAAACATTAAAGACCATGTCTGTGTGTTACCGAGGAGGATGTATGGGAAATGGCCATGATTTTGTTTACAGGTACCTCCCCTAAGTCTTTACTGTCTTTCTCCATGAACAGGTCCCCAagtgcagccccagcaaatgtccaacagcagctccatcaggcacttcctcctgctggcattagcagacacgcggcagctgcagctcctgcacttctgcctcttgctgggcatctccctggctgccctcctggccaacggcctcatcatcagcgccatagcctgcggccaccacctgcacacgcccatgttcttcttcctgctcaacctggccctctCTGACatgggctccatctgcaccactgtccccaaagccatgcacaattccctctgggacaccagaaccatctcctactcaggatgtgctgctcagctctttttctttatgttcttcATTGGAGCAGAGTTTTATCtgctgaccatcatgtgctatgaccgctacgtgtccatctgcaaacctcTGCACTACcggaccctcctgggcagcagagcttgtgcccacatggcagcagctgcctgggccagtgcctttctctattcgctgctgcacacagccaatacattttccctgcccctatgccatggcaatgccctgggccagttcttctgtgaaatcccacataTTCtaaagctctcctgctccaaatcccaACTCAGGGAAGTGGGACTTCTTGCTGTCAGTGCCTGTTTGGtatttggctgttttgtgttcattgttttctcctatgtgcagatcttcagggctgtgctgaggatcccctctgagcagggacggcacaaagccttttccacctgcctccctcacctggctgtgctaTCCGTGTTTATCAGCACAGCCACATTTGCCTATTTGAAGCCTCCCAACatttcctccccatccctcgATGTGgtcctgtcagttctgtactcagtggtgcctccagccctgaatcccctcatctacagcctgaggaaccaggagctcaaggctgcagtgtggagactgatgactgcatgctttcagaaacattaaactgctgggCAATATCTGCAAATAACTTGTAATCAAAGTCATCTTTGCTACTTCTTTTAGGCTTAACTGTGGAggttcttttcctttgttttatgtttatagtccagaaaaaatgtcattgtttgtgccatttcccatttctttttctctccaacttgcctgtggccacagactgtgtcaatgaggggctgcACTCTGGGTGactttaaaggaaataaaggaacTCCCAAccaagttttctgcagagatgcccttttgttgccttctctggagctgcagcagcaatgtctgtgtgcagagctgggggcagatcagtgctggcacagcagctgtgcccagcagcagcagcagcacttggtgttgccagtgctgctgccgtggccctgccccactgccctggtggccctggtgttgctgcagggcctgagtgctctcggggccgggcacagccctgggggtggaaaacagcatggctggggctccgCAAGGGCCCTAGGGCAGacaagaaggagcagcagagcaggggctgatccattccccagtgtgctgcacagtgcagggcagtgtcccagtgtcctcatggagctgccaaaaACATccccccctctgcagctctggcctctcccccagctcacacaggtgccccatccttacaggcacagacacggcagcactggctcagcagcccctgtttgcattgcacacagcagggggagcacccccatgctgttgctgtgggaacATGAACcggagggagcacaaatgccatcagcccctggggccagcaagggctgggggactccagggaaaccactcagctttgtcctggcctctgcacttatccagaaagtttgttcccatcagctgggagtttcctatcccactgcagacgctgttgttcagagccagggctgcctggcagccacccccaaactgccctgagcatttcctatGCTTCacctctgctttctctcctctttcttgTTCCAGATTTCTCCCTCTTGCCCAGCCCTGTTCCCTCCACTGCAAACTGCCCATCCctttttgccctttcctctctggccccactccccattgcagttcctgacttggcaccatgggaacgtcccttgggcagcaggatcatcctacaagtgctgcaggaattgtctgcaggctcctgcagtgcctggtgctgctcccttgccagcggcaccccaggccaggggggcacatctgggctgctgtgtctggctctggggctccctgttctgggcagtgaggaggagctgcagaggctctgcaggactgacaggatgggctttggggctggcaggagaagctgagggacctgggctgctggagcttctcaagaggaggcccagggctcatcctgcaactgctccaagggtggttccAGAGAATCAAAGAATGAGcaaggttgggaaagaccttggagattatcaagtccaacctgtgccctgacactgccttgtctccctgagcctcctcttttCCaagataaacaaccccagcttcctcagccactcctctcAGGACTTGTGTaccagacccctccccagccttgttgcccttctctggaaatgctgcagcccctccataTCCCTCCTAAAttgggggcccagaactgcaaacagcacttgaggtgctgcccaagcagtgctgagcagaggggaagaatccctgccctgctcctgctggccactccattcctgatccagccaggagccattggccttcttgcacctgggcactctgctggctcatgtccagcctgctgtccatcagtccctgcaggtccctttctgcctggctgctctccagccactctgtccccagcctgtagcactgcaggtGTTGTTGaggccaaagtgcaggacccagcacttggtcttgttaaacctcaccttgttggatttgggccctggatccagcctgtccagggccttctgcagagccctcctaccctccagcagatccacactcacacccagcttggtgtcatctgcaaatttgctgatgcTGGACTCAGTCCCCTCATGCAGATCATCAATGCAGATATtgaaatccatgctggctggctctgatccctcggccatcctgtgggtgccctgtgatggcattcaaggtgatctgttccataaccttgctgggcacccaggtcaggctgacaggcctggagttccccagatccttcttccagcccttcctggcaATGGGCCcacactggcacctccagccctCTGggccctccctgctgagccagcactgatggcaaatgatggagagcagcttggggagctcatccaccagctccctcatccccctgggatggatcccatctgctcccagagacacctgtgagcatctgaggggctcagcaggtccccagcttcttcctcctggattacagggtggctgttctgctccctgtgcccatctaccagctcaggagaacacttTTCTTGAGGTAAACCTGTCCTAATATTGAAAATTGAGACAAAGAAGGTGTTAAGTTGGTCAGCCTTTTCCTTATCTTTAGTTACTATATTCTCCACTGCACCCAATAAAGAGTAGATCTTCTCCTTATCCCTCTCTttggtttaattatttttataaaaatattttgcatttatttacagAAGCTGGCAGGTTAAGTTCTCATTGAGCTTCCATgtctcagcttttctttctgcttaaCCTAGCAAGATCCTTAAATATTTCTTAAGTTGCCTGACCTTCTGTCCAAAGTTGatgctctctcttttttcccctgagttCCCACAAAAGctccatggccagccaggcCAGTCATTTTCCTCAATTGCTCATCTTTTGCCACACtaggacaggctgctccttcccccttaaAATTACTATCTTGAAatgtgtccatccttcctggacccctttgtttttaagggctgtttctctttaaaaaaatcagtaccTGATTTGGTACTCCCCAAATCAGCATCCTAAATAGGAcaaagtctgcccttcctaattccagtgtAGAGGTTTTCttgctgcccctccttctttcaGAGGACATTgaaaacttgattatttcatggtcactgtgccccGGGCTGCCTCCAagccccacatctgccaccacctcttctctgtttgtgaacagcagcagacagagctttccttggcagtgggagTGTTACCAAAAATTCGGTAAAACAGAAAATTCCGTAACCCCAATGTAGCATTAAGACACTGCAGTCTTTATTCAGCAGGATGCACGGGGGagagctcctcccaaagccGTGCAGGCTGAGTacaggaaagtttctgtttatattctgtatATTGCACACATATTCATTGATTGTCCTGGACTAAACACAAAGATGATAATGGtttccccaaaatcattaacaCATTTCCTCTCCCCATTACCCATGtgttcttctgtcctggggctctctctggtggtccctggtggtcgtggaccccaatgttccagtgggcctggctgagctggcaggacactgaggctggtgAACTTGctgttccccttctcacacaatgggcattTTGTGGCTTCCATAGGTCTGGGGTATTGGAAAACAAGCTCCAATTGTGAGCTCACCTGGTGTACATAATTGATCATCTGGGAACATGAGGTGACAGAGTGGGCTATGACATCAGAGAGTGGAGCATAGGAGGTCATGGAAAAGCTACAGCATCATAGATTGCAtttatgacatcacagagcaagCTGTGACAGCACGGGGCAGCagtctgacatcacagagcagatgatgacatcacagagttggcTGTAACATCAGAGACCAGTTGTGTAACATTAGAGAATGGGCTGTGCCATCACAGAGAAGGCCGTGACATCACagaaggggctgtgtgacatcccagcagggctgtgtcaggtcactgggttggtcactccgccccagctccccctcacagtttctcccaacaagtccaatgctgttcatgcccagcagggtccctgtcccctgggatccccccagcccacctggagccacagcctccaccaaaggatgttccacaggatccactccagagcctgacatggggacaaggggccagggctgtgtgaccaggacatcaaggacgtGGGTTATCCAGGTCCCTGTGGCCTGGGTTGGGTtggccagggcaggaaagatgtctggcagctggagcagggtctgggaagggcctccaaggtggggctggagtccttgggctgtgagcagaggctgagggagctgggcttgtccagcccagagcagggaaggctgaggggctcttCACACCAGCCTGACAGTAccagcgaggaggggatggagaacgCAGAGCCAGGCTCTTGACAGGGAGCCTGgtgggagacaaaagccaatgggtggaaggggaaggaggggagatcagccagggcatgaggagatgaaatgagtcaggctgctttcagcatttcctcaacaccaagagcagcctgacctcccttCTCCATTCACCACTGACAGCTGtccaaatcaggaattgttcgAGCTACTCTGCACCCACTCTAGGTGAGCATCCTGATATAAGAACTTAATTCTGTTTACATCAATCATAGAACCATGTTTGTCTAAATAATTCTAGTACAGAAATCACTTGTGGATGGTGGACTCATCAGATACTGCTGGGGTGTTGCACATAGCTCAGGGAAGAGTGTGGTTGATATTAAATTGTGTCCTGTTCCACTATGGTCTgttggccatgaagagaaagtttctgtgcctctgagtatCACCAGTTCCTGCCCCCAAAAGGACACAGACATGATGAGTTGTGATTCCCACTCCAGTGGTGGCACCTGGACCTCCCTCcatagccagagcagagctcccttgtaCAActgttatggtttgggcctggcaaagccagagcccccatgagtacaccttctccccggtgtctgctgtgagatgtgaccaggaataagcaaagcaggctccaaactttaacataaagaaaattttattaactaagctacacacaaacaattactaaactacacacaaaagaaaaaaacaaggaaaatgaaaacctcacaaaaacactctcctcctcctcccccctaaattcccaatacaatacatcctccaaaatcaccaattctaggtccaacaccacccttcagattgctcagactttcagttcctcaagaggagagggagtccttccgtgtgtcgtggtggcctcttccgtccttgttccggtgctctcaccaccgaacagggatcagggctgcttccagggttgtcttttttaaggatgctttgtccagttccagaaaagcacagtatctcaccttctcacctttgggacatctatTCCccacatattttatatataccccctggggccgaggggtacccacactgaatcttctctggcactgggacatttctccccctggactcacTCTCTGTATCACAcagaaacatggctctgtccatggctacacaaaagagtccagcataaaatgccactccatcttctcccttctttcaacatctctcactctctctctctctggtccagaccccCATCACTGGTTCATTTCCTTCGTCCTTCTCCACTCTTATCACAtgtctaggaagggttaatgttctgtagggttttcattgtccaaagggggttaaaaactcctccaggcggctggactcctggctgcaccccccccatctcctcagccgggctgcctgctgccagcacatatttactgaatttcaaggtaacacaggctgctctctctctctctctgtccttttGTCTccaaaaggggggggggggggggaaggatggctgcccgatgtctcttgttgctctccacccttccatcctccaaggCCTCCTTactcccatctctgtccaggcccaggcctaccgcatGGCTGCCCAGAGGCAGCGGCTGGACGGGGGAGAGCTCCGACCTCggtccctcgaagtcccaagagagcctcccagcgccgaagctctgcttttaacccctgggtgttctcggaggtgtgtcctaaaacccactggctaccctaggtgccaatatcaaaatccaagcacctaTTGGTTTGACcagaacatcccagaattcccacttctttctggtcaaaccaccacagaaACCAAGAGAGCAGAATTAATGTGGTTTCGAGCGAAACCGAATAAAGCTTTAAACAATATCGGGAAACAATCGCAACACAAACTCACcgattggggaaaaataaaagcagcctgTGGGGACCGGGCACCGGCAGCCTCCATGCATGCTTtcccggggggggggggttgcCGGAGCGCGGGGCAACCAACAAAGGGCATATACCCCAGTTAACCCAAAAGAAGCCAAAGCGATTTCAGAAATAGGGATCAACTCAGCTGTAATACCCACTCTTGAGGATGACCTTTCTAGCAAAAACGATCTGCTCACTTTTGATATTACGCAAATAAGACGCATGCTTTTTCATGCGGCGGGGCGGATTGTATTTAAGCAGGAATGGCAGGACGACCACGTTAGCCCAGGCTTCCGGGGAAGGGCAACAACTGAGCGAGCTTTCCCCAGCCGGCACAGctttccctggcagcacccTCACTCCAAGCATCCCGGCACCAGGGCAACGGGACATCCTTTCCATGCTTGGATTTAGGATTACAAATTTATCATGAGGGCCACTGCCGTACACCCTCCGCTGCCAATCAAACTGACTTGGAAATCATCAAACCCTGTATGGGTTGAGCAGTGGCCCCTGACAGAGCCTCGAATGGCAGCCTTGCTGGAACTGGTCGACCGCGAACTGCAAAAGGGTCACGTAGAACCCTCCATCAGCCCATGTAACACCCCTGTATTTGTGATCCCCAAAAGGTCCAGACAAGGCTATCATCTCATCCACGACCTGAGAGAGGTGAACAAGACGATCCGACCCATGGGTCCAGTCCAGACACTGCTACCCGCAAACTCAGCCATCCCCGCAGGGCAGCCGTGCGCAGTACTGGATATCAAGGACAGTTTCTTTTCAATACCCCTGAACCCTGAGGACAGAGAACCATTCGCCTTTTCCGTGGCGTTTCAAAACGGCGAGCGGCCCAACCTTCGCTTCCAATGGAGAGTGCTCCCACAAGGCCTGGTCGACAGCCCGACCATATGCCAGATCACCGTGGACAAAGCACTGATGCCAGTCCGACACTCCTACCCCACGGCAACCATCATCCAGTACATGGACGACATCCTGGTCGCAGCACCATCGACAAGCCAAGTAGATGACCTGGTGTCCACAATCACAGAGACCCTTCAGGCCAACGGCTTCGAGATCGCGAGCACAAAGATCAAGAGAGGACCCTGCGTGACCTTCCTGGGAGTAGGGATCACAAGCTCCTACGTGACACCCCCCGAGATGAAGGTCAACCGAGACGTCGAGACGCTCCACGACGTGCAACGCCTGGTGGGATCGCTGCAGTGGCTTCGCAACATCGTCCTGATTCCTCCCGAGGTCATGGACCCTCTGTACGACCTCCTGAAAGGAAAGCACCCCTGGGATCCCAAGGAGCTGACGCCGCAAGCAATGAGCTCCCTTGACTTCATCGAAAACCAGATGTCCACTGGCACCCTTGCCAGGTGGAACCCAGCCATGCCACTGGACCTGTACGTCCACTTTACACCGAAGGggggagtgggagcactggcccaagGACTCGCTGAAAAGGCCCGACCAATCCAATGGATGGTCCTCGGAAGATCCGCTCGTGCATTCTCCCCAGGAATCGAATGCATCGCCAGCCTCATCATGAAAGGCAGGAGACTCGCCTTGAAACACCTAGGGACAGAGCCGACAAGCATCCACCTTCCTTTTCATCAGCAGCCGACCACAGAGTCAGCCACAATATCGGAGTACCTGGCCCTTGCTCTCTCCAGCTTCGGAGGAGAAATCTCCTATTCTGCCAGACCACCCTGGACTCAGCTGCTGACCGTAGTCGACATGGACATGCCACCGAAGGTCAAGGACAGACCGCAGCCAGGACCAACAGTCTTCACAGACGCTTCCTCCACGACTTCAAccgcagcagcagtgtggcaggcaggagagcaatgGCATTGTGTCAAAGTGTGTGACCCCACACTGTCAGTGcaacaggtggaggcagcagcagtggttttgGCATGCGGACTCTTCCAAGACCAACACCTCAACATCGTAATGGACTCTATATTCGTGGCAAGGCTCTGCCTAGCCATGGCAGGACCAGG
This is a stretch of genomic DNA from Ammospiza caudacuta isolate bAmmCau1 unplaced genomic scaffold, bAmmCau1.pri scaffold_39, whole genome shotgun sequence. It encodes these proteins:
- the LOC131571869 gene encoding olfactory receptor 14I1-like; this translates as MSNSSSIRHFLLLALADTRQLQLLHFCLLLGISLAALLANGLIISAIACGHHLHTPMFFFLLNLALSDMGSICTTVPKAMHNSLWDTRTISYSGCAAQLFFFMFFIGAEFYLLTIMCYDRYVSICKPLHYRTLLGSRACAHMAAAAWASAFLYSLLHTANTFSLPLCHGNALGQFFCEIPHILKLSCSKSQLREVGLLAVSACLVFGCFVFIVFSYVQIFRAVLRIPSEQGRHKAFSTCLPHLAVLSVFISTATFAYLKPPNISSPSLDVVLSVLYSVVPPALNPLIYSLRNQELKAAVWRLMTACFQKH